GCGCCGCGGCTCTGGTATCACGCGAGATCGACTCGGCCGGCACCCCGCCGTCCACTCCACTGGCGACACGTGATCGCCTCACCAGGCGGTGGGTGGGCCGCTCACCAGGCGGCGGGTACGCGGCCCTGCCAGGAGGCGTGCGCGGCTGCCTGGCAGGCGGCGGGTGATCGGTTCGGCGGGCAGGCGGGTGCCCGGCTCGGCTGGCGAAGTTACCGGCCGAGCGGCCAGGCCATCCGTACCTCGGTGCCGACGCCCTCGTCCACCGGCCGCACCTGTAGGTCCTCGACGAAGCCGGCCAACAGGGCGAACCCGACGCCCACCGTCAGCGCCTCGTCGGTCAACGACTCGTCGGCCAGCTCGTCCGGCGGCAGCGCGGCCAGCCCCAACCCGGCCTCGATCGGCGCCCGGTCGATCACCCGGACCGTGTACGTCGGCCCGTCCGACATCTCGACCATGACCAGCTCGGTCAGCCCGTACTGGCGGTGCAGGGCGACCGCGCGGGCACAGGCCTCGCCGATCGCCAGCCGTACCTCGTCGAGCAGTTCCTCGGCGACGCCGGCACGCCGGGCGACCGCGACCCCCACCAGCCGGGCGGTACGGACGTGAACCGGTGCCGGGGTGAACGACAGTCTGACTCTCGACATCACGCCTCGACCGTCGACATCACTCGCCGGAACCGGACGGATCCGCGCTGATCGCGGCGTCGACCGTGGCGTAGATCGGGAAGACCTGGTCGAGGGCGGTGATCCGGAAGATCTTGAGCAGCGGCTCCTTGTCACAGATCAGTCCGAAGCTCCCGTTGACGGGACGCAGCCGCTTCAGCGCTCCCACCAGCACGCCCAACCCGGTCGAGTCGAGGAAATCCACCCGCCCCAGGTCCACGATGATCCGGCGGGCCCCGCCGTCGATCAGTTCGACGAGACGTTCGCGCAGTCGGGGGGCGGTGTAGACGTCCACCTCGCCGCCGACCTCCAACACCGTGTGCTCACCGATGGTGCGGGTCGTCAGCGACAGATCCATCAGTCCTCCTCTGACCGCCAGGAACGCTCCTGGGCATCTAACCATCGACCAGCGGGCCGCGCACCGACGGTGCACCCACCGCTACCCGGCTTTCCGACGCCCGTACGACAGTGCGAGAGTGCAGGGCGTGACGTCGCCGCCAACAGTATCGGCCGGTACCGGCGCCGATCGGCCCCGGGCGGCCGACGGTCCGGACCCGGACGAACTGTTGACCCGGCTGGCCGCCCGCAGCGCCCGCAATTCGGCCGGGGACCCGGTCACGCACGTCGAGCGGCTGCCCGCGCGTACCGGCGTGGTGGCACCATGGCCGGACTGGGTGCCGGCGAAACTGCGCGCGGCCCTCGCCGACCAGGGCGTGGTCGCGCCGTGGCGGCACCAGGCGGAAGCCGCCGAGCACGCGTACGCCGGCCGGCATGTGGTGATCGCCACCGGAACCGCGTCCGGAAAGTCGCTCGCCTACCAACTGCCCGCCCTGGCCACCCTGCTGACCGACCCCCGGGCCACCGCGCTCTACCTGGCGCCGACGAAGGCACTCGCCGCCGACCAGTTGCGGTCCGTGGCCGGCCTCGGCCTCGACGGGGTACGACCGGCGTGTTACGACGGCGACACCCCGCGCGCCGAACGGGACTGGATCCGGCAACACTCCCGGTTCGTGCTGACCAATCCGGACATGCTGCACCACGGCATCCTCCCCGGACACGCGAAGTGGTCCGGCTTCCTGCGCCGATTGGCGTTCGTGGTGGTCGACGAGTGCCACACCTACCGGGGAGTGTTCGGGTCACACGTGGCCCACGTGCTGCGCCGGTTGCGCCGCCAGACCGCGCGCTATCCCCGTACCCCGGGACAGCCGGCACCGGGCCCGACCGCGTCCCCGCTGCGCCTGCCCGCGCCGCGGCCCGGGTCCGGCCCGGCGCAGGGCCCGGTGTTCGTGCTGGCCTCCGC
The nucleotide sequence above comes from Plantactinospora soyae. Encoded proteins:
- a CDS encoding ATP-binding protein — encoded protein: MMSRVRLSFTPAPVHVRTARLVGVAVARRAGVAEELLDEVRLAIGEACARAVALHRQYGLTELVMVEMSDGPTYTVRVIDRAPIEAGLGLAALPPDELADESLTDEALTVGVGFALLAGFVEDLQVRPVDEGVGTEVRMAWPLGR
- a CDS encoding STAS domain-containing protein; translation: MDLSLTTRTIGEHTVLEVGGEVDVYTAPRLRERLVELIDGGARRIIVDLGRVDFLDSTGLGVLVGALKRLRPVNGSFGLICDKEPLLKIFRITALDQVFPIYATVDAAISADPSGSGE